In Chryseobacterium lactis, a single genomic region encodes these proteins:
- a CDS encoding glycoside hydrolase family 28 protein — protein sequence MSNYIITIKKKAAKKVMRNISLSDILPPGFQESVLTLEAQIIRDDAYSIIQSALLGGYVNLLWDKAVSLSNTLLIESNTNITAISGKGAVLKNSVNKPMMRNRTLRFSDNNSIIDRNIVIDGGIWNGNSAGQTVKGTSQFGFANLFSWYGVENLTLKNHKMYTPKVYAQHAINVVNGHISDFVVDVGTNPAINMDGVHWDGWCKNCSIKDGNIRSYDDGIGINADDLLNVSTSEAKGFFPVSANGPVENIVIENIVFNDSLFGIRLLSGQSKISNIIIKNISGITKNYSIIVDNYWQNPNGLDKPGKGNIENITVESVTTTVPSSSVAFPINRAKIVLSCSIKDLTMTGVTPTGTNLPILEKLSQSSDGQYTYSYDNVKLNGNPV from the coding sequence ATGAGTAATTATATAATTACGATAAAGAAAAAGGCCGCAAAAAAAGTAATGCGAAATATCTCCTTAAGTGACATACTTCCACCGGGCTTTCAAGAAAGTGTTTTGACTCTCGAAGCACAGATAATCAGAGATGATGCATATAGCATTATTCAAAGTGCTTTGTTGGGTGGATACGTGAATTTGCTTTGGGATAAAGCTGTCTCATTATCTAATACATTGCTAATTGAAAGCAATACCAATATTACAGCAATTAGCGGTAAGGGTGCTGTACTGAAAAATTCAGTTAACAAGCCAATGATGCGTAATAGAACGTTGAGATTTTCAGATAACAATTCTATAATTGATAGAAATATAGTTATTGATGGCGGAATCTGGAATGGTAACTCAGCAGGCCAGACGGTTAAGGGAACATCACAGTTCGGTTTTGCTAATCTGTTTTCGTGGTACGGGGTAGAGAATTTGACTTTGAAAAATCACAAAATGTATACTCCTAAAGTATACGCACAGCATGCAATTAATGTGGTCAATGGTCATATATCTGATTTTGTTGTGGATGTTGGAACTAATCCGGCAATAAATATGGACGGCGTTCACTGGGATGGATGGTGCAAAAACTGTTCAATAAAAGATGGTAATATACGAAGCTATGATGATGGAATTGGAATTAATGCGGATGATTTACTTAATGTTTCAACCTCCGAAGCTAAAGGTTTTTTTCCTGTTTCAGCCAATGGACCTGTTGAAAATATTGTCATTGAAAATATTGTTTTCAATGATTCTTTATTTGGAATTAGATTGCTTTCCGGACAGAGTAAAATAAGTAATATTATTATTAAAAACATCAGTGGTATAACAAAAAATTATTCAATAATAGTAGATAATTACTGGCAAAATCCGAATGGCTTAGATAAGCCAGGAAAAGGGAATATTGAAAATATTACAGTTGAAAGTGTTACAACTACAGTTCCTTCCTCATCAGTTGCATTTCCGATTAATCGTGCGAAAATAGTATTGTCATGTTCTATTAAAGATTTAACAATGACAGGAGTAACGCCAACTGGAACAAACTTGCCAATATTAGAAAAACTTTCACAATCATCTGATGGACAATACACCTACTCATATGATAATGTAAAATTAAATGGGAATCCAGTATAA
- a CDS encoding N-acetylmuramoyl-L-alanine amidase has translation MRNINYLVVHCTATQPNTKISSIQNYWRNELKWKSPGYHYIIEANGNVVNLLPIDKVSNGVAGHNSEIINISYVGGIDFKGNPKDTRTEAQKEALLILLKQLKKQFPSAKIQGHRDFKGVKKACPSFDAKAEYQNIV, from the coding sequence ATGAGAAATATAAATTACTTGGTTGTTCACTGTACAGCAACACAACCAAATACGAAAATTTCCAGTATTCAAAATTACTGGAGAAATGAACTTAAATGGAAGTCTCCCGGCTATCATTATATCATAGAAGCAAACGGGAATGTAGTGAATCTACTTCCTATTGATAAAGTTTCAAATGGTGTTGCTGGTCATAATTCTGAAATAATCAATATATCATATGTAGGAGGTATTGATTTTAAGGGGAATCCAAAAGATACCAGAACTGAAGCGCAAAAAGAAGCTCTTCTGATCCTGCTTAAACAGCTAAAGAAACAGTTTCCTTCAGCAAAAATACAAGGGCACAGAGATTTCAAAGGAGTCAAAAAAGCCTGTCCTTCGTTTGATGCTAAAGCAGAGTATCAAAATATTGTTTAA
- a CDS encoding sensor histidine kinase — protein sequence MSKNFSIDARLILQLGRDSIKNHTTALIELIKNSYDADATKVEVEIKKDYIRIADNGFGMSEQEINDNWLIIGFSEKRASKQSEKGRRKTGEKGIGRIATDRLGKIVEIKTKSKKDNIQGLKINWEQFDVEKTPIENIEIEEIDNPILTVPKRADKEISGTEIIITELREQWDSSSIEELYDELSYFVTPLENKKIDFEIDLKNDYDQSFSKKVSSTINKFSEIDIDCVYDGNKLLFTIKDKYFKKPTTKIMEINEIFQLVNSNSETKTIDCGPFFLTISLYIQKSSLLSGSGFKLTDLRDFLNNNSGIKIYRDDIVVKPYGFVNSSLGYDWLGLAERKARDPAGVSRDTYKVSPNQLVGGIFIKRDENENIKDSSNREGLVENAAFKELQNIVLGTVILLESHRVNIINTQKKESKKNSTTKNESIEHITKELKQVKSELRNIEKKVVNLDETSKTSLTKSIETLDSAIIETEETFEKLFDEKRVLNALATLGISSAVFGHETETAVSNFKLHLRNAKEYFDTDPEITKQQLDKAYEQSKLISGWGEFALSRVEREKRGKRKRKISKILNESLDLIEPALEAKSIQLIREFEELYATTYTMDIESIIINLVTNAYTFCVNQDVKRKIRVNLEKVVFNKIAGYRITVSDTGKGIPKEYEGRIFEPLFSTKISGDKKHNGTGLGLTIVKSIVDEMKGTIEVGRDSKLKGAQFKIWLPIEI from the coding sequence ATGAGTAAAAATTTTTCCATAGATGCTAGATTAATTTTACAATTAGGCAGAGATAGTATTAAAAACCATACTACAGCTTTAATAGAGTTAATAAAAAACTCTTATGATGCAGATGCAACCAAAGTAGAAGTCGAAATTAAGAAAGATTACATCAGAATAGCTGATAATGGATTTGGTATGTCTGAACAAGAAATTAATGACAACTGGTTGATAATTGGTTTTTCAGAAAAAAGAGCATCAAAACAAAGTGAGAAAGGTAGAAGAAAAACAGGTGAAAAAGGTATAGGTAGAATTGCGACTGACAGATTAGGTAAAATAGTCGAAATAAAAACTAAATCAAAAAAAGACAATATTCAAGGATTAAAAATTAATTGGGAGCAATTTGATGTTGAAAAAACACCTATTGAGAATATTGAAATTGAAGAAATTGACAACCCAATACTAACTGTTCCCAAAAGAGCAGATAAAGAAATATCAGGTACAGAAATAATAATTACAGAATTAAGAGAACAATGGGATTCTTCTTCAATAGAAGAGCTGTATGATGAACTATCGTATTTTGTTACTCCTCTTGAAAATAAAAAAATTGATTTTGAAATTGATTTAAAAAATGATTACGACCAAAGCTTTTCTAAAAAAGTATCTTCAACAATAAATAAATTTTCTGAAATAGATATAGACTGTGTTTATGATGGAAATAAATTACTTTTCACGATAAAAGATAAGTATTTTAAAAAGCCTACCACTAAAATTATGGAAATTAATGAAATTTTCCAATTAGTAAATTCTAATAGTGAAACAAAAACTATTGATTGTGGTCCATTTTTTCTAACAATTTCTTTATATATTCAGAAAAGTTCATTACTATCTGGTTCAGGTTTTAAACTGACAGATCTGAGAGATTTTTTAAATAATAATTCTGGGATAAAAATTTATAGAGATGATATTGTTGTAAAACCATATGGGTTTGTAAATAGTTCACTTGGATATGATTGGTTAGGATTAGCAGAAAGAAAAGCAAGAGATCCAGCAGGGGTTAGTAGAGACACATATAAAGTTTCACCTAATCAGTTAGTTGGTGGAATTTTTATAAAAAGAGATGAGAATGAAAATATTAAAGACAGTTCCAATAGAGAAGGTTTAGTTGAAAATGCAGCTTTTAAAGAACTACAAAATATTGTGTTAGGGACTGTAATATTATTAGAATCACATAGAGTAAATATTATAAATACTCAAAAAAAAGAATCAAAGAAAAATTCTACAACAAAAAATGAAAGTATTGAACATATCACAAAAGAATTAAAGCAAGTTAAATCTGAATTAAGAAATATTGAAAAAAAGGTTGTAAATCTTGATGAAACAAGTAAAACATCACTTACAAAATCTATAGAAACTTTAGATTCTGCAATAATAGAAACAGAAGAAACATTTGAAAAACTGTTTGATGAGAAAAGAGTGTTAAATGCTCTAGCTACATTAGGTATTTCTTCTGCTGTATTTGGGCATGAAACAGAAACTGCAGTTAGTAATTTCAAACTACATTTACGAAATGCAAAAGAATATTTTGATACAGATCCTGAAATTACTAAACAACAATTAGATAAGGCTTATGAACAATCAAAATTAATTTCTGGATGGGGAGAATTTGCTTTATCTCGAGTTGAAAGAGAGAAGAGAGGAAAAAGAAAAAGAAAAATCTCCAAAATTTTAAACGAATCTTTAGATTTGATAGAGCCAGCTTTAGAAGCAAAATCAATACAACTAATTAGAGAGTTTGAAGAATTATATGCTACAACTTACACTATGGATATAGAGTCTATAATTATTAATTTAGTTACCAACGCATATACATTTTGTGTAAATCAGGACGTAAAAAGAAAAATAAGAGTTAATTTAGAGAAAGTAGTATTTAATAAAATTGCTGGATATAGGATAACAGTAAGTGATACAGGAAAGGGAATACCTAAAGAATATGAAGGGAGAATTTTTGAGCCTTTATTTAGTACTAAAATATCAGGTGATAAGAAACACAATGGGACAGGACTTGGATTAACTATCGTAAAGTCAATAGTTGATGAAATGAAAGGAACCATAGAGGTTGGTAGAGATTCTAAACTAAAAGGAGCCCAGTTTAAAATTTGGTTGCCAATAGAAATTTAA
- a CDS encoding helix-turn-helix domain-containing protein — translation MEKINFQIALGKRIRQLREEKNMSQAELALLCNFEKSNMNRIETGKTCPSSFTLYKISISLEVKLSEITNVIE, via the coding sequence ATGGAGAAAATAAACTTTCAAATAGCTTTAGGTAAAAGGATAAGACAGCTAAGAGAAGAGAAAAATATGTCTCAGGCTGAACTAGCTTTACTATGCAATTTTGAGAAGTCTAATATGAACAGGATTGAAACAGGTAAAACCTGTCCAAGTAGTTTTACTTTATACAAGATTTCTATCAGCCTAGAGGTGAAACTCTCTGAAATCACAAATGTGATAGAATAA
- a CDS encoding JAB domain-containing protein: protein MNTETKVSEIQVIYHPCKMYEATLTTSSDVIAILRTVWDEGRIEMQEEVKVLLVNSSNAVIGVYNLSKGGITASLVDIRLILSVALKCLATGLILVHNHPSGNLNPSSADLSIVKKLKTACKLLDISLLDSIIITKESYTSFNDEGLL from the coding sequence ATGAATACAGAAACAAAAGTATCAGAGATACAGGTAATATATCATCCTTGTAAAATGTATGAAGCTACTCTTACTACGAGCAGTGATGTAATAGCAATTCTAAGGACAGTGTGGGATGAAGGGAGAATAGAAATGCAGGAAGAAGTAAAAGTTCTTCTTGTAAATTCATCAAATGCAGTGATTGGAGTCTACAACTTGTCTAAAGGTGGAATTACAGCAAGTTTAGTAGATATCAGATTGATTTTATCTGTAGCTTTAAAATGCCTAGCTACAGGGCTTATATTAGTTCATAACCATCCAAGTGGCAATCTTAACCCAAGTAGTGCTGACCTTTCAATAGTAAAGAAGCTTAAGACAGCTTGTAAATTACTTGACATTTCCCTCCTTGACAGTATTATTATCACAAAAGAAAGTTATACAAGTTTTAATGATGAAGGACTGTTGTAA
- a CDS encoding tyrosine-type recombinase/integrase has translation MKKNLLNGCSRTGVFISPAGYKKFTNKSKFPRQWRVKCIFHDPTQVDRYPNGFQFVKKFSSDDLSFLKEEAELQKDIMEDMLDNRNYNPITHKYMTSKLLKLHPKLPMIEALKIAHKNKSIRWSIGYSNDVLRLINDIDDILIEVGFMKLLISDVETWHIKTILDYLNLTDSVFNHSRSHLQSLFKELKQYGCTGKENPVNDVEKRVEEIKIREVLTKQDMICVHKYLQTKCYTFFRYGKIFFYAAGRSTEFMQIQKKHVDLNNQEYKVLIKKGKQYTWEKKIILRAAIPYWKEILSLCQDEEDYLFSAGLVPGEKPINAKQISRRWKRHVKDSDDIKDDEGNILKVTADFYTHKHLFLDILDEMSNNILKEVEAPAKRMANHAKDETTGIYATGRMNRKNKDLKELIIS, from the coding sequence ATGAAAAAAAATCTTTTAAACGGTTGTTCAAGAACCGGTGTTTTTATTAGTCCAGCGGGCTATAAAAAATTCACAAACAAATCAAAATTTCCTCGACAATGGAGAGTGAAGTGTATATTTCATGACCCTACACAAGTTGATAGATATCCAAATGGATTTCAATTTGTGAAGAAATTTTCAAGTGATGATCTTTCCTTCTTGAAAGAAGAAGCAGAACTTCAGAAAGACATCATGGAAGACATGTTAGATAATAGGAACTATAATCCTATTACTCATAAATACATGACTTCAAAACTTCTTAAGCTACATCCAAAATTACCAATGATTGAAGCGCTTAAAATAGCTCATAAAAACAAATCTATAAGATGGTCCATCGGCTATTCAAATGATGTTTTAAGGCTTATTAATGATATAGATGACATTCTTATTGAAGTTGGATTCATGAAACTATTAATAAGTGATGTGGAAACTTGGCACATTAAAACTATCCTTGATTATTTAAATTTAACTGATAGTGTTTTTAATCATTCACGGAGCCACTTGCAATCACTTTTTAAAGAACTTAAACAATATGGCTGTACAGGCAAAGAAAACCCGGTAAATGACGTTGAAAAAAGAGTAGAGGAGATAAAGATCAGGGAGGTGTTAACCAAACAGGATATGATCTGTGTCCATAAATATCTTCAAACAAAATGTTACACATTTTTCAGGTATGGGAAAATTTTCTTTTATGCTGCAGGCCGCTCAACTGAATTTATGCAAATACAAAAGAAACATGTTGATTTGAATAATCAAGAATATAAGGTTTTGATTAAAAAGGGAAAACAATATACCTGGGAAAAAAAGATAATTTTAAGGGCTGCCATTCCTTATTGGAAGGAAATCTTATCACTATGTCAAGATGAAGAGGATTATCTGTTTTCTGCAGGATTGGTTCCAGGAGAAAAACCAATAAACGCAAAACAAATTTCCAGACGATGGAAAAGACATGTAAAAGATTCAGATGACATAAAGGATGATGAAGGAAATATTTTGAAAGTAACAGCTGATTTTTATACTCACAAACATTTATTCCTTGACATACTTGATGAAATGAGCAATAATATACTTAAAGAGGTGGAAGCACCGGCAAAAAGAATGGCAAATCATGCCAAAGATGAGACAACAGGAATATATGCAACTGGTAGAATGAATAGGAAGAATAAAGATTTGAAGGAATTAATAATTTCTTAA
- a CDS encoding phage holin family protein translates to MIEIIGFDDQAYKIIIAKLFMVCGAWICVLIAILIDLYFGIQKSKSIGEHTSSEGFRRSIQKFAFYYSMMFFALIFDTLFLPVSISLNIAYILKVAPLFSILCAAGLVLTEAKSVREKADQKLRRKTDRSNREIASGLFDLLKNKDSIIDLINTVKKDESNNTSTD, encoded by the coding sequence ATGATAGAGATTATAGGTTTTGATGATCAGGCATATAAGATCATTATTGCAAAACTTTTCATGGTATGTGGCGCCTGGATCTGCGTTTTAATTGCAATATTGATTGATTTGTATTTTGGAATCCAAAAGTCAAAATCAATAGGTGAACATACCTCTTCAGAGGGATTTAGAAGGAGTATACAGAAATTCGCTTTTTATTACTCAATGATGTTTTTTGCTTTGATTTTTGACACTCTATTTCTACCCGTCTCAATATCATTGAACATTGCTTATATCCTTAAAGTAGCACCATTATTTTCCATCCTTTGTGCTGCGGGATTAGTATTAACAGAGGCAAAGTCTGTCCGGGAAAAAGCAGATCAAAAATTAAGACGAAAAACAGACCGGTCAAATAGAGAGATTGCTTCAGGTCTTTTTGATCTGTTGAAAAATAAAGATTCGATTATTGACCTAATTAATACCGTTAAAAAAGATGAGAGCAACAATACTAGCACTGATTAG
- a CDS encoding acyltransferase family protein, with product MKFRNDISFLRAFSVLSVLFYHFGYGFFKGGFIGVDIFFVISGYLMTRIILSGFDNDNFKLLNFYKKRVERIFPAMLLMITTICIVVYILVPTQFIYTLKNAYSSSLFFSNIFYYINTGYFDQFSKFNFFLHTWSLSLEWQFYMVYPLLLMTLKPIYQSKRNRFNVFFFGLIIVSFLLMLFHNKTDNSFSFFLPYTRAWEMMIGGLAFLIKNNKVDKSIRSKIVYSCIGILLFLVYFIDHDKFAWPSYLTLLPVLFTTVILIFNIETPFFNNRIVKFFGDISYSLYLWHWPFYVLLIFFDVNERIKYNILFMVISVIIATISYYYIEKRTYNDKLKYILSFTFILFCISFIASKIPLQYLFNDKLSKLIYYNSKYKDTDDVKTQFSINKHHMSDEMKYESFDIQLPENNKRNIILLGDSHAGAFSKTLNLISKEQNFNLIQFTGDATFPIKNSKSIFKNPKRLFNYFYDEYFPRNHKNIDLIIVSSFFSGYPLDRDSNKEIKEIEEYFKMYFVPTLYIGQSKRFFVDYPTTLIMRDQYGINYKYNKVLINTDLKINADLKKYLGNKYIDILNYPIKELNVDYTPYIYDSNHFTNYGTLQYYDLIKKNIDSILLYNKKSRKLVRDR from the coding sequence ATGAAATTTAGAAACGACATTTCTTTCCTGCGTGCATTTTCTGTTTTATCTGTACTTTTTTATCATTTTGGCTATGGCTTTTTCAAGGGTGGATTTATAGGGGTTGATATTTTCTTTGTGATTTCCGGGTATTTAATGACTAGAATTATTTTATCAGGTTTTGATAATGATAATTTTAAACTACTGAATTTTTACAAAAAAAGGGTTGAGAGAATATTTCCAGCGATGTTATTAATGATCACAACGATCTGTATTGTTGTATACATTTTAGTTCCCACACAATTCATATACACTTTAAAAAATGCTTACAGCAGCTCGTTATTTTTTTCAAACATCTTTTATTATATTAACACTGGTTACTTTGATCAATTTTCAAAATTCAATTTCTTTTTACATACATGGTCACTTAGCTTAGAATGGCAATTTTACATGGTTTACCCATTATTACTAATGACCTTAAAGCCAATTTATCAATCTAAAAGAAATAGATTTAACGTGTTTTTCTTTGGATTGATAATAGTATCTTTTTTACTCATGTTATTTCACAATAAAACAGATAATTCATTTTCTTTTTTTCTTCCATACACAAGAGCCTGGGAGATGATGATCGGCGGATTAGCGTTTTTAATTAAAAATAACAAAGTAGATAAAAGTATAAGATCTAAAATTGTTTATTCTTGTATTGGTATTCTTTTATTTTTAGTTTATTTTATTGATCATGATAAATTTGCTTGGCCCTCTTATTTAACATTATTACCGGTTTTATTCACTACAGTAATTCTAATTTTTAATATAGAAACGCCTTTTTTTAATAATCGAATTGTTAAATTTTTTGGCGACATATCCTATTCATTGTACTTGTGGCACTGGCCATTTTATGTTTTACTAATTTTTTTTGACGTCAACGAACGAATTAAATACAATATTTTGTTTATGGTTATATCTGTAATCATTGCAACTATTTCATACTATTATATTGAAAAAAGAACATACAATGATAAATTAAAGTACATTTTGTCCTTTACATTTATTTTGTTTTGTATTAGTTTTATTGCTTCGAAAATACCATTACAGTATTTATTTAATGATAAATTATCTAAGTTGATTTATTATAACTCAAAATACAAAGACACTGATGATGTTAAGACACAATTCAGCATTAATAAACATCATATGAGTGACGAAATGAAATATGAAAGTTTTGATATACAATTGCCGGAAAATAATAAGAGAAACATCATTTTATTGGGAGATAGTCATGCTGGAGCTTTCTCTAAAACACTTAATTTAATATCGAAAGAACAAAACTTTAATTTAATACAGTTCACCGGAGATGCCACTTTTCCAATTAAAAATTCTAAGTCCATCTTCAAAAACCCCAAAAGACTTTTCAATTACTTTTATGATGAGTATTTTCCACGGAATCATAAAAATATTGACCTAATAATTGTCTCTTCTTTTTTTAGTGGTTATCCATTAGATCGTGATTCAAATAAAGAAATAAAGGAGATAGAAGAATATTTTAAAATGTATTTTGTACCAACTCTATATATTGGCCAAAGCAAAAGATTTTTTGTTGACTATCCTACAACATTAATCATGAGGGACCAATATGGTATAAACTATAAATATAATAAAGTACTAATAAATACTGATTTAAAAATAAATGCAGACCTTAAAAAGTACTTAGGGAATAAATACATCGACATTCTTAATTATCCGATTAAAGAATTAAATGTTGATTATACTCCATATATCTACGATTCAAATCATTTTACAAATTATGGAACTCTACAATATTATGATTTAATTAAAAAAAATATTGATTCCATTTTGCTTTACAATAAAAAATCCCGGAAACTCGTCCGGGACAGATAA